The Magnolia sinica isolate HGM2019 chromosome 9, MsV1, whole genome shotgun sequence genome contains a region encoding:
- the LOC131256911 gene encoding uncharacterized protein LOC131256911, producing MEAATEALAVKTVAMTSEQPREVPEPEPTEAPVAQGAKERVPRRVGAAEEERLAFRQKVEEILPWASRQMFAGEFFGLFELSSMDNTLGRIETLMLEFAPCMLKARVELSVLARRAGDAEARLSDAEAR from the exons ATGGAGGCAGCGACGGAGGCGCTAGCAGTGAAGACGGTAGCGATGACCTCTGAGCAGCCTCGGGAGGTTCCCGAGCCAGAGCCGACTGAGGCACCTGTTGCTCAGGGGGCAAAGGAGAGGGTGCCACGCAGGGTGGGAGCAGCTGAGGAAGAGAGGTTGGCCTTTCGCCAGAAGGTTGAAGAGATCCTTCCGTGGGCGAGTCGACAGATGTTCGCGGGAGAGTTCTTCGGCCTTTTTGAGTTGTCTTCCATGGACAACACGCTCGGTAGGATCGAGACGCTGATGCTCGAG TTCGCCCCTTGCATGCTGAAGGCTCGCGTCGAGTTATCTGTCTTAGCTAGGCGAGCCGGGGATGCGGAAGCTAGGCTGTCAGATGCTGAGGCTCGGTAG